The following proteins are encoded in a genomic region of Triticum dicoccoides isolate Atlit2015 ecotype Zavitan chromosome 1B, WEW_v2.0, whole genome shotgun sequence:
- the LOC119325663 gene encoding uncharacterized protein LOC119325663 isoform X5, which yields MVDFFLRNYGIGPCFINLSGRGQPLVDPSLSFLRESFTLLIPQQCCGGLVLCKYWESRYVEEYEYNLVVCNPATKKWAELPPNPIQLQDEDEEEVEEYLCFDPAVPSRFVVLSHTWDFTEVAIYSSDTGRWTTVESGWTDEAPVGLPVFLNGTLHLMTTEYSIVTVDTEGKVWGQIDIPGNMQDSSDHPFIGQSQGRLYALCINDNIDVCQLSVWALEDYGGAKWALKDTVNISELFGRDRYKYVEPLAIHPDCDLIFLADRRGKAISYDMDSKKVHVIGTYQTFDGAVPYVPCFAEWPSDGH from the coding sequence ATGGTAGATTTCTTCCTCCGCAACTATGGCATCGGCCCCTGTTTCATTAACTTGTCTGGAAGAGGCCAGCCCCTGGTCgacccttctctctctttcttgcGTGAGAGCTTTACACTTCTCATCCCCCAGCAGTGCTGCGGTGGCCTTGTTCTCTGCAAATACTGGGAATCACGTTATGTTGAGGAATATGAGTACAATCTTGTCGTGTGCAATCCTGCGACCAAGAAGTGGGCCGAGCTGCCTCCTAATCCTATACAATTGCAAGACgaagacgaagaagaagtcgaAGAATATTTGTGTTTCGATCCAGCCGTCCCCTCCCGTTTCGTGGTACTCTCACACACTTGGGATTTCACAGAAGTGGCAATCTACTCATCAGACACTGGACGATGGACTACGGTGGAGAGTGGTTGGACTGATGAGGCTCCTGTTGGTCTTCCTGTCTTCCTGAATGGTACTTTGCATTTGATGACCACTGAATATTCAATAGTCACAGTAGACACAGAGGGGAAGGTTTGGGGGCAAATTGATATTCCAGGCAACATGCAAGACAGCTCTGATCATCCGTTCATTGGACAGTCTCAGGGACGATTGTATGCTTTGTGTATAAATGATAATATTGATGTTTGCCAACTTTCAGTTTGGGCTCTTGAGGATTATGGTGGTGCAAAGTGGGCCTTGAAGGATACTGTTAACATTTCAGAACTGTTTGGAAGGGATCGTTACAAATATGTGGAGCCCTTAGCAATTCATCCAGATTGTGATTTGATTTTCCTTGCTGACCGGAGGGGGAAGGCTATCTCATATGATATGGACAGCAAGAAAGTGCATGTTATTGGCACTTACCAAACATTCGATGGTGCTGTACCTTATGTTCCATGTTTTGCGGAATGGCCGTCAGATGGTCACTGA
- the LOC119325663 gene encoding putative F-box protein At3g10240 isoform X4: MPPGGGGEHGCTEQDHPLATGRRDEGAPSYPMPPPPLIVPVASEKKKKKKHEQEQEHEKHPAGSLPEGPLVEILSRVPYKSLCRFKCVSKPWLALCSDPDIRKRSPKTMCCGGLVLCKYWESRYVEEYEYNLVVCNPATKKWAELPPNPIQLQDEDEEEVEEYLCFDPAVPSRFVVLSHTWDFTEVAIYSSDTGRWTTVESGWTDEAPVGLPVFLNGTLHLMTTEYSIVTVDTEGKVWGQIDIPGNMQDSSDHPFIGQSQGRLYALCINDNIDVCQLSVWALEDYGGAKWALKDTVNISELFGRDRYKYVEPLAIHPDCDLIFLADRRGKAISYDMDSKKVHVIGTYQTFDGAVPYVPCFAEWPSDGH; encoded by the exons atgccgccaggaggaggaggcgagcaTGGCTGCACGGAGCAGGACCATCCATTGGCGACCGGTCGCCGTGACGAGGGCGCTCCGTCCTATCCTATGCCGCCGCCTCCCCTCATTGTTCCCGTAGCTTCTGAG aagaagaagaagaagaagcacgagcaggagcaggagcatgaGAAACACCCTGCTGGGAGCCTTCCTGAGGGCCCCCTTGTCGAGATCCTGTCCCGGGTGCCCTACAAGTCACTGTGCCGCTTCAAGTGTGTGTCCAAGCCGTGGCTTGCCCTCTGCTCTGACCCCGACATCCGCAAGAGGTCACCCAAGACCATG TGCTGCGGTGGCCTTGTTCTCTGCAAATACTGGGAATCACGTTATGTTGAGGAATATGAGTACAATCTTGTCGTGTGCAATCCTGCGACCAAGAAGTGGGCCGAGCTGCCTCCTAATCCTATACAATTGCAAGACgaagacgaagaagaagtcgaAGAATATTTGTGTTTCGATCCAGCCGTCCCCTCCCGTTTCGTGGTACTCTCACACACTTGGGATTTCACAGAAGTGGCAATCTACTCATCAGACACTGGACGATGGACTACGGTGGAGAGTGGTTGGACTGATGAGGCTCCTGTTGGTCTTCCTGTCTTCCTGAATGGTACTTTGCATTTGATGACCACTGAATATTCAATAGTCACAGTAGACACAGAGGGGAAGGTTTGGGGGCAAATTGATATTCCAGGCAACATGCAAGACAGCTCTGATCATCCGTTCATTGGACAGTCTCAGGGACGATTGTATGCTTTGTGTATAAATGATAATATTGATGTTTGCCAACTTTCAGTTTGGGCTCTTGAGGATTATGGTGGTGCAAAGTGGGCCTTGAAGGATACTGTTAACATTTCAGAACTGTTTGGAAGGGATCGTTACAAATATGTGGAGCCCTTAGCAATTCATCCAGATTGTGATTTGATTTTCCTTGCTGACCGGAGGGGGAAGGCTATCTCATATGATATGGACAGCAAGAAAGTGCATGTTATTGGCACTTACCAAACATTCGATGGTGCTGTACCTTATGTTCCATGTTTTGCGGAATGGCCGTCAGATGGTCACTGA
- the LOC119325663 gene encoding putative F-box protein At3g10240 isoform X3 has product MPPGGGGEHGCTEQDHPLATGRRDEGAPSYPMPPPPLIVPVASEKKKKKKHEQEQEHEKHPAGSLPEGPLVEILSRVPYKSLCRFKCVSKPWLALCSDPDIRKRSPKTMQCCGGLVLCKYWESRYVEEYEYNLVVCNPATKKWAELPPNPIQLQDEDEEEVEEYLCFDPAVPSRFVVLSHTWDFTEVAIYSSDTGRWTTVESGWTDEAPVGLPVFLNGTLHLMTTEYSIVTVDTEGKVWGQIDIPGNMQDSSDHPFIGQSQGRLYALCINDNIDVCQLSVWALEDYGGAKWALKDTVNISELFGRDRYKYVEPLAIHPDCDLIFLADRRGKAISYDMDSKKVHVIGTYQTFDGAVPYVPCFAEWPSDGH; this is encoded by the exons atgccgccaggaggaggaggcgagcaTGGCTGCACGGAGCAGGACCATCCATTGGCGACCGGTCGCCGTGACGAGGGCGCTCCGTCCTATCCTATGCCGCCGCCTCCCCTCATTGTTCCCGTAGCTTCTGAG aagaagaagaagaagaagcacgagcaggagcaggagcatgaGAAACACCCTGCTGGGAGCCTTCCTGAGGGCCCCCTTGTCGAGATCCTGTCCCGGGTGCCCTACAAGTCACTGTGCCGCTTCAAGTGTGTGTCCAAGCCGTGGCTTGCCCTCTGCTCTGACCCCGACATCCGCAAGAGGTCACCCAAGACCATG CAGTGCTGCGGTGGCCTTGTTCTCTGCAAATACTGGGAATCACGTTATGTTGAGGAATATGAGTACAATCTTGTCGTGTGCAATCCTGCGACCAAGAAGTGGGCCGAGCTGCCTCCTAATCCTATACAATTGCAAGACgaagacgaagaagaagtcgaAGAATATTTGTGTTTCGATCCAGCCGTCCCCTCCCGTTTCGTGGTACTCTCACACACTTGGGATTTCACAGAAGTGGCAATCTACTCATCAGACACTGGACGATGGACTACGGTGGAGAGTGGTTGGACTGATGAGGCTCCTGTTGGTCTTCCTGTCTTCCTGAATGGTACTTTGCATTTGATGACCACTGAATATTCAATAGTCACAGTAGACACAGAGGGGAAGGTTTGGGGGCAAATTGATATTCCAGGCAACATGCAAGACAGCTCTGATCATCCGTTCATTGGACAGTCTCAGGGACGATTGTATGCTTTGTGTATAAATGATAATATTGATGTTTGCCAACTTTCAGTTTGGGCTCTTGAGGATTATGGTGGTGCAAAGTGGGCCTTGAAGGATACTGTTAACATTTCAGAACTGTTTGGAAGGGATCGTTACAAATATGTGGAGCCCTTAGCAATTCATCCAGATTGTGATTTGATTTTCCTTGCTGACCGGAGGGGGAAGGCTATCTCATATGATATGGACAGCAAGAAAGTGCATGTTATTGGCACTTACCAAACATTCGATGGTGCTGTACCTTATGTTCCATGTTTTGCGGAATGGCCGTCAGATGGTCACTGA
- the LOC119325663 gene encoding putative F-box protein At3g10240 isoform X1 — translation MPPGGGGEHGCTEQDHPLATGRRDEGAPSYPMPPPPLIVPVASEKKKKKKHEQEQEHEKHPAGSLPEGPLVEILSRVPYKSLCRFKCVSKPWLALCSDPDIRKRSPKTMVDFFLRNYGIGPCFINLSGRGQPLVDPSLSFLRESFTLLIPQQCCGGLVLCKYWESRYVEEYEYNLVVCNPATKKWAELPPNPIQLQDEDEEEVEEYLCFDPAVPSRFVVLSHTWDFTEVAIYSSDTGRWTTVESGWTDEAPVGLPVFLNGTLHLMTTEYSIVTVDTEGKVWGQIDIPGNMQDSSDHPFIGQSQGRLYALCINDNIDVCQLSVWALEDYGGAKWALKDTVNISELFGRDRYKYVEPLAIHPDCDLIFLADRRGKAISYDMDSKKVHVIGTYQTFDGAVPYVPCFAEWPSDGH, via the exons atgccgccaggaggaggaggcgagcaTGGCTGCACGGAGCAGGACCATCCATTGGCGACCGGTCGCCGTGACGAGGGCGCTCCGTCCTATCCTATGCCGCCGCCTCCCCTCATTGTTCCCGTAGCTTCTGAG aagaagaagaagaagaagcacgagcaggagcaggagcatgaGAAACACCCTGCTGGGAGCCTTCCTGAGGGCCCCCTTGTCGAGATCCTGTCCCGGGTGCCCTACAAGTCACTGTGCCGCTTCAAGTGTGTGTCCAAGCCGTGGCTTGCCCTCTGCTCTGACCCCGACATCCGCAAGAGGTCACCCAAGACCATGGTAGATTTCTTCCTCCGCAACTATGGCATCGGCCCCTGTTTCATTAACTTGTCTGGAAGAGGCCAGCCCCTGGTCgacccttctctctctttcttgcGTGAGAGCTTTACACTTCTCATCCCCCAGCAGTGCTGCGGTGGCCTTGTTCTCTGCAAATACTGGGAATCACGTTATGTTGAGGAATATGAGTACAATCTTGTCGTGTGCAATCCTGCGACCAAGAAGTGGGCCGAGCTGCCTCCTAATCCTATACAATTGCAAGACgaagacgaagaagaagtcgaAGAATATTTGTGTTTCGATCCAGCCGTCCCCTCCCGTTTCGTGGTACTCTCACACACTTGGGATTTCACAGAAGTGGCAATCTACTCATCAGACACTGGACGATGGACTACGGTGGAGAGTGGTTGGACTGATGAGGCTCCTGTTGGTCTTCCTGTCTTCCTGAATGGTACTTTGCATTTGATGACCACTGAATATTCAATAGTCACAGTAGACACAGAGGGGAAGGTTTGGGGGCAAATTGATATTCCAGGCAACATGCAAGACAGCTCTGATCATCCGTTCATTGGACAGTCTCAGGGACGATTGTATGCTTTGTGTATAAATGATAATATTGATGTTTGCCAACTTTCAGTTTGGGCTCTTGAGGATTATGGTGGTGCAAAGTGGGCCTTGAAGGATACTGTTAACATTTCAGAACTGTTTGGAAGGGATCGTTACAAATATGTGGAGCCCTTAGCAATTCATCCAGATTGTGATTTGATTTTCCTTGCTGACCGGAGGGGGAAGGCTATCTCATATGATATGGACAGCAAGAAAGTGCATGTTATTGGCACTTACCAAACATTCGATGGTGCTGTACCTTATGTTCCATGTTTTGCGGAATGGCCGTCAGATGGTCACTGA